From Scleropages formosus chromosome 9, fSclFor1.1, whole genome shotgun sequence, one genomic window encodes:
- the LOC114911266 gene encoding dimethylaniline monooxygenase [N-oxide-forming] 5-like isoform X1: protein MARRVAVIGAGSSGLTCIKCCLEEGLEPVCFESSDDIGGLWRFKEIPEPERSSTYRSLVTNTSKEMMCFSDLPMPAHFPNFMHNSQLLQYLQLYAAHFNLLQHIHFQTTVLSVKQSPDFACSGQWEVLTEDRDGLKKIHIFDAVLVCTGHYTKPVMPLKDFPGFETFKGEYCHSSEYKDPEPYKGKKVVVVGIGNSGADIAVELSRVAKKTFVSTRQGAWVIRRTSHKGCPFDITAFTRLLDLQGLLLPRRLINWVSERELNQKYDHRLYGLMPKHRLFDQIPVINDDLPACILLGVVVMKPHIQEFQGSTVAFVNGTKEEQIDAVVFCTGYNCSFPFLTASVFTGPGHNLNLYKHIFPPSLEHPTLAIIGLIEPWGPIMPMAEMQARWATQVITGNFSFSFLCFF from the exons ATGGCCCGCCGTGTTGCAGTGATCGGTGCTGGCAGTTCCGGGCTGACCTGCATCAAGTGCTGCCTCGAGGAGGGACTGGAGCCAGTGTGCTTTGAGAGCAGCGATGACATCGGAGGCTTGTGGAGGTTCAAG GAGATTCCAGAACCGGAGCGCTCCAGCACATACCGATCACTTGTGACCAACACCTCCAAAGAGATGATGTGTTTCAGCGACTTGCCCATGCCGGCCCACTTCCCTAATTTCATGCACAACTCCCAGCTACTGCAGTACCTCCAGCTCTACGCTGCTCATTTTAACCTTCTGCAGCACATTCACTTCCAG ACCACAGTCCTCAGTGTGAAACAGAGTCCTGACTTTGCCTGCTCTGGGCAGTGGGAAGTGCTCACTGAGGACAGAGATGGGCTCAAAAAGATCCATATTTTCGATGCTGTCCTGGTGTGTACAGGTCACTACACAAAGCCTGTCATGCCACTGAAGGACTTTCCAG GCTTTGAGACCTTCAAGGGGGAGTACTGTCACAGCAGCGAATACAAAGATCCAGAGCCTTACAAGGGAAAGAAAGTTGTGGTTGTAGGGATTGGGAACTCTGGTGCAGACATTGCCGTTGAGCTCAGCAGAGTTGCAAAGAAG ACCTTCGTCAGTACTCGGCAGGGGGCTTGGGTCATAAGGCGCACTTCCCACAAGGGGTGCCCTTTTGACATAACTGCGTTCACTCGTCTTCTAGATCTACAGGGCTTATTACTTCCCAGGCGTCTCATCAACTGGGTCAGCGAGAGGGAGCTAAATCAGAAATATGATCACCGGTTATACGGCCTCATGCCTAAACACAG GTTGTTCGACCAGATACCTGTAATCAATGATGACCTTCCTGCCTGCATCCTTCTTGGGGTTGTGGTCATGAAGCCACATATTCAGGAGTTTCAAGGCTCTACTGTGGCCTTTGTGAATGGGACCAAAGAGGAACAAATTGATGCCGTAGTCTTCTGCACAGGCTACAACTGCAGCTTTCCGTTCCTCACCGCTTCTGTCTTTACTGGCCCTGGTCATAATTTGAACCTGTACAAGCATATCTTCCCACCTTCACTTGAGCACCCCACACTAGCCATAATAGGCCTGATCGAACCCTGGGGCCCCATCATGCCTATGGCGGAGATGCAAGCTCGCTGGGCCACACAAGTAATTACAGgtaacttttctttttcctttctgtgtttcttttaa
- the LOC114911266 gene encoding dimethylaniline monooxygenase [N-oxide-forming] 5-like isoform X2: MARRVAVIGAGSSGLTCIKCCLEEGLEPVCFESSDDIGGLWRFKEIPEPERSSTYRSLVTNTSKEMMCFSDLPMPAHFPNFMHNSQLLQYLQLYAAHFNLLQHIHFQTTVLSVKQSPDFACSGQWEVLTEDRDGLKKIHIFDAVLVCTGHYTKPVMPLKDFPGFETFKGEYCHSSEYKDPEPYKGKKVVVVGIGNSGADIAVELSRVAKKIYRAYYFPGVSSTGSARGS, encoded by the exons ATGGCCCGCCGTGTTGCAGTGATCGGTGCTGGCAGTTCCGGGCTGACCTGCATCAAGTGCTGCCTCGAGGAGGGACTGGAGCCAGTGTGCTTTGAGAGCAGCGATGACATCGGAGGCTTGTGGAGGTTCAAG GAGATTCCAGAACCGGAGCGCTCCAGCACATACCGATCACTTGTGACCAACACCTCCAAAGAGATGATGTGTTTCAGCGACTTGCCCATGCCGGCCCACTTCCCTAATTTCATGCACAACTCCCAGCTACTGCAGTACCTCCAGCTCTACGCTGCTCATTTTAACCTTCTGCAGCACATTCACTTCCAG ACCACAGTCCTCAGTGTGAAACAGAGTCCTGACTTTGCCTGCTCTGGGCAGTGGGAAGTGCTCACTGAGGACAGAGATGGGCTCAAAAAGATCCATATTTTCGATGCTGTCCTGGTGTGTACAGGTCACTACACAAAGCCTGTCATGCCACTGAAGGACTTTCCAG GCTTTGAGACCTTCAAGGGGGAGTACTGTCACAGCAGCGAATACAAAGATCCAGAGCCTTACAAGGGAAAGAAAGTTGTGGTTGTAGGGATTGGGAACTCTGGTGCAGACATTGCCGTTGAGCTCAGCAGAGTTGCAAAGAAG ATCTACAGGGCTTATTACTTCCCAGGCGTCTCATCAACTGGGTCAGCGAGAGGGAGCTAA